One window of the Flavobacteriaceae bacterium YJPT1-3 genome contains the following:
- a CDS encoding Hpt domain-containing protein → MGKYYNIDQVREIAGGDESFVEVIVDTFLSEIPPDLQQMQTAIENDNHRMAYQFAHKMKPNLEMFGIDLQKQIRAMEKWSESNRPTSAIQSQLDEITHTLTHAIEEIKSDFNK, encoded by the coding sequence ATGGGAAAATATTATAACATCGATCAGGTACGCGAAATAGCCGGAGGCGATGAGAGCTTTGTAGAGGTTATTGTCGATACTTTTCTCTCTGAAATCCCCCCGGATCTGCAACAAATGCAAACGGCAATTGAAAATGATAATCATCGAATGGCCTATCAATTTGCCCATAAGATGAAACCCAATTTGGAGATGTTCGGGATTGACCTTCAAAAACAGATTCGAGCTATGGAAAAATGGTCCGAGTCCAACCGTCCTACTTCAGCCATCCAAAGCCAGCTTGACGAGATCACGCACACCCTTACACACGCCATTGAGGAGATCAAGAGCGATTTTAACAAGTAA
- a CDS encoding fumarylacetoacetate hydrolase family protein — protein sequence MKIICIGRNYAEHVKELDNEKPEHPVVFLKPDSAILLKKHPFVIPEFSDDVHHEVEVLVKICKLGKYIDPKFAHSYYQEIGLGIDFTARDIQQVCKEKGLPWEKAKAFDGSAVIGKWFSKSEFDLETGIPFRLEKNGNTVQEATTAQMMWKIDELVAYVSQYFTLKIGDVLFTGTPSGVGPVASGDALKGFINEREAFAISIL from the coding sequence ATGAAAATCATTTGCATCGGTCGGAATTATGCCGAACACGTCAAGGAGCTGGACAATGAGAAGCCGGAACATCCGGTGGTTTTTTTAAAACCTGATTCGGCCATCTTGCTCAAGAAGCATCCCTTCGTTATTCCGGAGTTTAGCGACGATGTGCATCATGAAGTCGAGGTGTTGGTGAAAATATGTAAATTGGGTAAGTATATTGATCCTAAATTTGCACATAGTTATTACCAGGAGATTGGCTTAGGTATCGATTTTACAGCCCGTGATATACAGCAAGTCTGCAAAGAAAAAGGGCTGCCCTGGGAAAAAGCCAAGGCATTTGACGGATCTGCAGTCATTGGAAAATGGTTCTCCAAATCGGAGTTTGATTTGGAAACCGGGATTCCCTTTCGACTGGAGAAAAATGGAAACACAGTACAAGAGGCGACCACCGCTCAAATGATGTGGAAGATTGACGAATTGGTGGCTTATGTTTCGCAGTATTTTACCTTGAAGATCGGTGACGTACTGTTTACGGGTACCCCTTCTGGAGTCGGGCCTGTGGCATCAGGAGATGCCTTAAAAGGATTTATTAATGAACGAGAGGCTTTTGCCATAAGTATTTTATAA